One Carettochelys insculpta isolate YL-2023 chromosome 1, ASM3395843v1, whole genome shotgun sequence genomic window, ATGAtatagagggtgcttggtcctgctgtgagggcaggggactagacttgatgacctctccaagtCCTTCCAGTTCTTAGAAACAGAGGGAAAGCCATGCTCGtctattctatggttctatgatcaCAGCCACAGCTCCCATCTAGATCACACAAATCAGACTAGAAAATACCATGAGAATATTGTTTAATATTTACAGGTATTTGTAAAACAAATGATTGCAGAGTGGATATGACACACAAACGGTGATTTGCATTAGCACATACACATTATATTAAACACCTCTAAGACAGGAGAACTTGTAACAAAGAGACTACAGAAATACACTTGGCTTTTCTGACTTACACCAGACATGTCTGCTGCCTTCTTTGAGTGCTGGCACAAGCAGGGCTGACTCATGCATAGTGACAATTGTCAGGCAGCAGAACCTGCAGTGACTGTTCACCCAGGCCAATTAAGGTTTCTTAAGATTAGCAGACCCCTTACAGCTGGCTTGTCTGCTGGATTCTCTCTCACACTCTAAATACATGcaaaaaaaccagtcaagtagcactttaaagagtaactaaataatttattaggtgatgagcttttgtgggacagacccacttcttcagatcaatgaaagctcatcacctaataaattattttgttagactttaaagtgctacttgactgcttttttgttttgatagaatactgaCTAACACTCTTTGTCACTATTCTAAATACATGCTGATGTCATCACTTATctgcccagctgcctccctgaTCCTTTAGCTGAGGGAATTGTTTGGGTTCAGGTTGACCTCTTGGCTATACCAGTTTTTAATAATGACTCACACTCAGAGTTGTCTGAGGTCACAGAAAGTGTCTTCAATAGCCATGTGGATTCTGATCATCTGACACAAGATGCTGTCCACTCCTCCAACATTGGCTTCAGCCCTtcctgggctgggaggagagctGGTCAGGGAGCACAAATGATATTGTGTGACTTACTTGACCAGTCCTAGAGGACCATATATATCCTATGGGATGAAATTTGTTTGCCTAAACTATTTGGCAAATACATATGAATAGTGCCTTTtttgcaaagagaaaaaaaaagaggtgccgcTACTCAGTCAGTCCCCTCCCCCTTGGTCAATCCCATGgcttgggctgctgaggtgtgggtactcagtaccagcaagtactggcacaaaaaaagcactgcatatgaAGAAAGCCACAGAAACCGGGGTCAGCACAAGAACAATTTGAAAACAGAAGAGGGTCAATTTACAAAGAAATTGTATTTTTACAATGAATGATTTGCCCAGTTCTAGCTGGCAGAGTCTGGCTTTCCTTGTTAACAGAGAATTAATGTTCTTCCTACAGGCCTCAGCGGAATTTGGTAGCAATTATTTTATTCCCTTCTGCTTGCTGGGATGCAGAATAAGAGATTAAGAGTGTTGTATGAGGAGTTGCCTAATTAGATATTGTTTCTTTACATATCAGTTTCATATGAGTTTCAGAGCAGCTTTTTTCCATGAAAACTCTGCTTCAATAAGTTCTCTCAAGCTTCAGTGTCATAGCTACACATACAAAGCAGTTCCTCGGTGCCAAAGCTTCAGACTGCCCCAAAACcaagatggggttttccccaacatTTCTGCTCTTTGCAACTGACATCGCAGCAGCTGGCTGCCTGTCCATTGACTTTGCTTCCACTGCTGAAATTCATTTGAAGAAACAGTATCTAACAAGGCAGCTCTTTCAATGGTAGGTGACTGTCCGGTCTTCTTTCCCCTTGGTGTTATATATTCCCCGTTtcctcatttctgctccagattctgatgaagtgggtcttacccatcaAAGATCATTACACTCATctcttgttaaatgagtactttactaatgagtagttgcttaaacgagggacaagtttacttacctttgtttactctatgagtgaactccccccgctaATATGGAGCCCCATGgctccaccacagcctgacccccccaaccctgtagccccaacccacagcagcctgaccccctcccctccccgctggccctgcggcagcctggacccctcccagctccaccggccctctggcagcctgaccccacacctACACCGgtgctgtggcagcctgaccccacccccccatggcaTCCTCACCCCCCTGtcctctgccagccccgcagcagcctgatcccccactccaccagccctgcaggagcctgaccctgcacctaagctggccctgtggcagcctgactcctcctgcttTGCCGGCCCTGCGGCAGCCTGAGCCCCCACCTAAGCCAGCCTCACGGCAGCCTGAGGACTCCCCCCCaccgtggcagcctgactcctcctgccctccactgccctgtggcagcctgacccctgcctcccctcccagctggcccAGTAGACCTAACCCATGGCCGCCTGACCCTCCCCACCCATCTTCCAGAGCCCCAATCCCCAacccaccccacggacccaaccagccaccaggttttaaccgtccctcccactcatggtcccaaactgcccccagcctttatcCTTGTCCAACCCCCGCAACCTAAGggggttcacttacctttcaaaagcagcgccacctgctgccactccttccccaagctctaggaaccaatcagagacgtttacatatattttaatgagaatttagtgtccccctTACGAGTTTgtgcctacgagcaaaaagttaggagcCAATTGTGCTCGTGTAGCAGGGGATGAGTGTACctattaaataaaattgttagtctttaaggtgctacaggatggcttgtttttgcttttgtttttgttttgtttgtttgttttttctggtttCAGGCAGTTGACTTCAGGTTTCCGTGAAAGGTGAGGAGGAAATAGGATTAGGTGGAAGGTTAGCTGGGGTACAGTCAGTGCAGTGTGCTCAGGAGGGTGATGATTGGCTGTGCCAGAGCTGGAGAGATGGAAGAGGGTGAGGTTAGGAACAGGAGCAGGTGGAAGCCGAAGCAGAAAGGTAGTGGTAGGAAAGAGGAGAGGGGGCAAGTGGGGAGTAGATGATGAGGCTATAGGCACAAGAGAAACAGAAAGGCAGTCATGAAGCAAGCGACACTAGGAGCATGCCTGGAAAGTTTTGGAGGGCACATGGAAAGGGGAATCCGACTTAGAATCTGGCTAGTGTCAGGCCAACTGGCCCAGGACAAGAACCTCATGACAGGTTGTTTAGGGTAGGGCAGACACAGGAAAATGGATGGAGAGGACTGGAGTATTAAAGGAGCCAGTTGCTAGCAGGTTCTGGTGTCAATTAATGGTAGCAGCACAGTGGTAGCACTGCTGCCTTTTGATTACACAATGGCCGTGAAGCGCCACGGAAGCGATAGGAACACAGGACTGTATTCTTAGTTACACTATGGCCCTGAGTACAACTGAGAAGTAGGTCCAGATGGTTTAATATGCTAGAAGCATGTTTCCACGACACACttaccagcagctgcacatttCTCAGGGTGTGACAATGGCAAACTTTTAAACATGAGATAATCTGCTGCATTTTCAAGCATCAAAAGGAAAAAATTTACACGATTTAGCTAAAGAAAGCCCagcattgtttttcatttttcagcaGTTTGAAATAAACAGCTTGCTGCACTAAATGGGACAGAAGTAGTTTAAACCATATCTCTATCAGAGCCCTGGCATTCTTTGCTGACCCTAACAGGTACTTTCAGGGGGAACTTTCAGAGCCTAATACAGGAGTTGGATTTATCCAGATCCCTTATTTATGTTTGAGAGCCTTGGCCAACCTTTGCATTTCTCTCATGCTTTTTATGTAAAAGAATCTGCTCTAAATCCtgaagggtaaaattttcaaatacTGTTGTTTAAGATGCCCCCCTAAAATATGCCTCTTGCATGAATATAATGAAATGCGGGATCTGCATGTATATATCAGGTGACAGCATGAATTACCAGATACTTCTTTGTGCAAATTTCTAATGGGCACCGGAAAAATGACCATTTGTGTGATCAAATGCAGTagtcaaaacatttttgaaacagGACACAAAGATCCCTCCTTTTGCGAAACAGATTTAAAGTAACTAACTTAAGAGTTACACAACTGTGAACAACTTCTGGTAtatgtgtaaaataaaaatatcttaaTACTGTTTGTCCTGAGCAGACGAATCAGTGTCAGTTGCAGGAATTCGCCTTTGAAGTGACCATTGAGATGACTCTTGAAATCACAGACTTGCTGGAATTTACCATTCACAGGAATCTATCATTTAGGGTGTGATCTTGCATTCCTCACATTGTGGGATCAGTGCTTGCTGAAGCACTGACAATGATGCCATTTGGTGCCTTTCAGAGCTATCTTCAATTTAGCAGAAAGcctttagaatcacagaacactagaactggaagagacttcgagaggtcatcgagtccatttccctgccctcacagcaggaccacgcaccatctagaccacctccgacagatgtctatctaacctgctcgtAAATACTTCCAGTGAAGGAGAATccccaacctccctaggcaatttattctagtgtttaaccaccctggcagttaggaagatttttcaaatgttcaacctaaacctctcttgctgcagtttaagcccattgctgcttgtcctatcctcagaggctaaagagagcagtttttctccctcctccttgtaacacccttttaggtacttggaaactgctatcatgtcccctctcagttttctcttttctaaactaaacaagcccaaatctttcagtcttccctcatagctcatgttctctagatctttaatcattcttgaagCTCTTCCCTGGCCCTTCTCcagttcctccacatctttcttgaaatgtgatgcccagaactggacacaatactccaattgatgcctaatcagtgctgaatagagcggaagaatgatgtcttgtgtcttgctcacaacactcctgttaatccaTCCCACAATCAAGTTTGGTTTTTtatgcaacagcatcacactgttgattcatatttagcttgtggtccactatgacccctagatccctttctgcagtattccttgctAGAgtgtcgcttcccattctgtctgtgtgaaactgattattcctttctaagtggagcactttgcatttgttcctaTGAAACTTCATTTCTccggtttgtccagatcattttgaattttgaccctatcctccaaagcagttgcaacctctcccagcttagtatcatctgcaaatttactaagcgTACTccttatgccaatatctaaatggttgatgaagatactgaacagaacctgtcccaaGCACATCGATGATCAgaaatgcaattttttaaaaaatttaatatTCAGTATGAATATGTTCCGCCCTAGGCTGTACATCTCAGACTCCTCTGAAAATGATTGAAAACCCTGTACATACATCTGATGACAGAATTGTCCCAAAGTTTTCTTTCTCATTGTAAAATAAGGCTCGTTGCCTGTTATTCGGATGCTAGATAACAGAACTTGCGTGTTGGGCCTAATGCATTTCCAGCATAACCCACGTGCAACATTATTACCTTTGAAGTGCTGATTTTCAGTGGTGCCTTGTCACTTTACAGCTCACCCCAGCCTCCTACAGCTCACACAGAGTGTGAGTGGAGGCTGACTCCACAGAAGTTAAAGAGGTTAGacactggccagctgcctgctgcgcAGGACCTCCACCATTCAACAAATATTGCCACTATTTAAACAACATGGCTACTGCCAGGTCCTTTCTGAGCCAGACCTTTAAATAACCGAAGGCTAGTCTTATGTACCAAAGTGATATAACCAGACAGAGCTGAAGACGAGCTCTgcgtaagcttgaaagcttgcctCTCTCAGCAACGAacgttggtccaataaaaagtattacctcacccaccttgtctctctactaTACTGGGACAGACatagctacaacaacactgcaaatatAGATGGAGCTCTGTCAGAGAATCCATTCCAGTTTCACACAGGGCCAGGATAGGCTTTGGGGAGACTTAATGAGCATCTACAGACATCCAACTAGTGCGAATGAGTTCACAACACTGATAAAGCCTTATAGTCACAATGATTGCATTCAGTTCAGATCCTCAGACAAAACAGGCAGCACTTCACAGTAACATTTTTGATGCACAGGGCAGCACTTGATAGATATGCATTGAATCTTAATTGGAGGATATTTGTGACTGATGTTTAGTGTATGCCTGGAACTCTAGGAAAGACAGTGTCATGTTGCCAGtactagggtgtgtctacactaggaactgactttgaagttaactttgaaggtaGGTACTACTtgcaagtagccagcagaaagtctacacacattttcccttacttctaagttaacttcaaaggagggaccccaacttcgaagtccttactccattcccaggaatagagtagtgccctacttgggagtttaacttcaaagtagggtgtgtgtagaccctcaacttcaaagtaagcaactttgaagttatttctgtagtgtagacacagctctagagacTTAACCTGTGTACACTGAGGAGAGAAAAAAGGATAGTGGCCCCAAAAGTTATCAGtaaactgccccctcccacccaaatatctttataaaatgttttgaagCTTTTCTGAAACTCCTGAATGTCTTGGGGTCCTGCTGTCCCCACAAATATAGCACAGCACTTTATGCTTATACATGAATCCCCACAGATCTGTGCTTGTCACTGGCATTCTTTGTAGGTGATTTACATTCCGGCGATATCTGTCTGAAAGGCAAGGAAGGAAAGAATGTCAAGTTAATTACAGTTTCAGAAGGAGATCAGGCTTGCTAACTGGAATTttactaagttaaaataaattggttggggggtgggggtggcggggtgaGACGGGCAACTCTTCCTATGGAGAAAAACCCAAATGTATAAGTGTTTGTTTAATGAAAGGAGGACGACTTTAAAACCAAGAACAGATTTCTGCCTCTTTATAGCCCGTAGATAACATGACCCTGAGCCCTGCATGTCCATAGATGGGCTTCAATCTCCACATTTGGAAAAGTGGCTAATGTCATTGGGCACTTCAGTTACTGAGTGCCCAACCTCAGATACTTGCTTTTCAGAGGGCAGGTGCTAAGTATTCTCTGAAAATCAGATCTTTTAATGTATCTCAAATTGTACCTACAAACTCAGATTTCCCAAATCacaaggttcttttgaaaaggtttTCCTCAATAATCACAGCATCAGACTCCTTGTTCCCTCTCCAAGTGGTAATAAATAGTCTAATTGggctttaatatttttattatttgccaAACTATTTAAAAAGTCCTCGAGATCTGCACCATTCGTTCACGTATCTGGTATCATTATACACTATCAGGACAATTTACTGTGGTTCTGTCAAAAGTGGAGCTAAAATTATCACAGCTGCTGGAAAATGCTAGTAAAATAATATTTATGATAGCTTACATCAGATACTCACCCTTCTTTTCCTCATGCATGTACCACATATGAACCCAATAAGTCCATTGATGACTTGAATAAGGCAAAGAACAGTTTCAATTGTACCAATCcccaagagaagagaaaacaagacAACATTCCAAATAACAATATTTTCTGGTTCTTTGCAAATGCTCCATGTTGTCTGATTAAACAAATAGTTGTCTCTGTAAGTAGAAAGAATAATCGACAACTTAGTATGAAGAGTGATTCAAAAAGTGTTAATTTGCTGAGTTGTGCCTCAGAGATTGTGCCTGATTCTCTCCTTCTGGatatattttgaagtaatttgCAAAGTGAGTGTAACACCCTAATGCAGTGGTCTGGTAGCATTTTATACCTACTTTAAAAAGGTGAATGATGACACAAGATATAGGGACACAGAGAACTAGGCTTGCATTTCATGGCTGCTCGCATAAGATCTTGTGTCCTGTTTCTTGACCATTTTAATGGCAAAATACAAAAATccacaaaatatcaaaaatatgcCCAcaatctatgccaagatctcacccAGTTTCATCAGACTTCTCTAATCCACCGTCATTTTGCAAGATATCACCAGAATTTACTGGCAAAGTGCCAACAGAGAGGAGATTTTTTTGCACTACTTTTCAGAGTGATGCGAGAGAGGACTTAATCTGGTAGATTTTCATCCAACTGTGTGACTTTTCAGCCATGTGACTCCCTCCGACTTTAATAGACCTCCTAGCTCAAATCTCACGCAGGCCCATGTAAGTATTACCTTCACACCCATCTGGTCAGCTgcacaacaaaaacaaagcatCTTCCAAAACTAAAGCAAGAAATTTcccagtggatgtgctggaaaaCTTACATCAAGTGAACAATCGCTGGGGCCTGCTCACTCAGAATAATGCAGATTCAGCATTTCATAGCACAGAATATCAAGTCGTTTCATAAATAAACTAGTGTTGAGCTCTGAAGGGGTGCAATATTTGGCCCTTGCAATCTGGAAGAGTCAGGATGCCATACTTACATCAAGGAGTCATTCCGGAAAGGGTAGATATATTGTCCATCACCAGTGTCACAAAGAGGCCCACTAATCAATCCCAAGGCTGAGATGACCACACAGTatacagctcctgcagctcccatcacagccagcagcatagaaAGGAGCATCTGAAAGGAAGAAGGCCATGAACATCATTTGTATTATGGAACCTCAGACTGTGACTGGACAGGGAATCCATCTGTATTTGTTTTGAACTATCAGCAATAAAGAATAACAGTGATAATGTAGGGCTTGATTCACTGCTGCAGAAAATTTGAAGTTGTTGAATCTTTCCAATTCTGGTGCATCTCTCCCCGAAGCTAAAGAAAAATGCAGACAGCAATCCACATATCTACAGAGCTGGATGAAGCCTAGATCTTTAGGAacatagggtacgtctacactgcagctggtaGCATGCCTACTATTCCAAGCAGACTGACTTGCACTGGCCCACATAGCAGTGGGGATTTTGTGGCATGGGCGGTGGCTCAGGCTATCCACCATGCTCAGActggggagccaggtgggctTGGACTCAGATAGCTGGCCTGAGCTGCCATCCATACTGCTACAGCCATGCAACTAGTTGTAACGTACTAACTCAAGCAGAGCTGCTGCGAGTTTGTTGGACTGGGCTGGGAGATAATCAGTCACTCCACTGTCTTCAAAGTGAGAAGGGACCTGCATGATAATCCAATCTGacctgcacatcacaggccacagaacctcaccagcCACTCCTGTAATGGACCTCTAACCTGTGGCTGAGTTAGTAAAGTCCTCAGATCCTGATTTAAAGACCTTAAGTTACAGAGAATTTGTCACTTCCTTTAGTTTAAACCTGTGACCCATACCCCATGATGCAGGGGAAGGAGAAACCTGCTTGGGTTCTCTCCTAGCCCCAGATGTGCCAATCAATTAGATACCATGCATGTCCGCAAGATCCCTGAGCTGGAGACTTGGGCAAgtattctctgtagtaactcagagacCTCCTTATCTAATGTCCCTTCTCTGGCCATTGAGGATTTTTTCTACTTGGTTGCAGACTGGCTACATGCCATTGCAAGCAATCTCATAGCAtccactccatgaatttattgagCTCTGTCCTGAAGTCAATTAGGGTTTTTATCCCCACTGCTGCCCTTGGAAAGCTATTTTAGAACATCACTCCTCTGATAATTAGAACTCTTTGTTTAATTTCAAGACTAAACTTGTTGATGACCAGTTTATgttcatttgttcttgtgtcaaTGTAATGCCAATGACAGACTCTGGTCATTGGGGGTTGGGACTGAATTTAGCACCTTTAAAGCTTAGCACATGAGCCTCTACTGCAGATATctacaatctgggggatgtgccCCCTGGGTGGTGTGGAGCAATGTGTGGGGGCATGGCTGGGACCCAGACTAGTCCTCATGTGGAGATGAGGAAGAAGCACCCCCATCTGCTCTCCTGGCCTTGGACCTGCACCCAGAGTCCCACCAGGCCCAGGGGTGCCCAGCCTTGGCTGCAGTCCCCACACACAGGGTCCTGGCTACCCACCCCATACAAGGGCCTCTGTGCCCACCCACTGTTGCAGGCTTCATCCTCTGGCCAGGGGTTCCACTCCTGACCTAGCTGCTAGCTGTGACCCCAACATCAGGCCCTTACCCTTGTCTATGTTCCAGACCCAtggcccctttcccagctccatATGCAGGGTATGGACCCAGGTAAGGGGTGCTGCAaggtaaaaagtttgggaactgcatgagctaaaagtcacAAGGCTCCAACTAAGGCTGTTGCAGACTCCTTAATCTCTAAGTGATCTAGATGTCTTAGAGAGGGACAGAGCAcctcacccaccagccacaggTTACATAAACCTTAGCTTTTCTCTTCACCCTTCCAGGTATTTAGCCTTCTGATGTATATGCAGTGAGGAATCCAGTCTCTAGTCAGCCTTCATTTTGTTAGGCTAAACAACCCAAACTCTTCTTGTGAGGTAGGTTGTCCATTTCTGTCTGATCATCCTTGTAGCCCTTCTTCACCTTTTCCATTTTGAATTCATCTATCTTAAACATGCAGATCAGAACTGCACACATCATTCCAGATGGAGTCTCACCAGTGCCTTGTTTAATGGCAATAACACTTCCCTATCTTTACTGGATGTTTCATCTGGTGCATCCTAGGATTACATTAGTCTTTTTTCATTTCTGCATCACACTGGTGGCCCACAGTAGTCCAGTGATCAACCAATACACTCAAGTCTTTCCTCTCTCCTATTGTTTCCAACTGTAACAAGTCCAGCTTATAGCAAAATTTTTCTGAGTCTTTAAATTCATGAACTAGTACTTAACACTATTAAATATCATTCTAATTCTATTATCCCAAATGCCAAGTCCTTCCAGATCTTCTGGAATTGTATTCTGGTACTCTTCCTTACTGGTAATACCTCCCAATTTTCTGTCATCTCCCAGTTTTATTAGCACACTCCCAGTTTTTGTTGCCAAGTCATGaatgaaaaatgttaaataagattggtcCCAAGACTGATGGCTGAAGGACTTCACTAGCAACCTCCCTCCATCCAGACAGCTCACCTTTCAGTCTGACCCACTCTAGCCTGTAATGTCAAACTAAAAGGTCTGTAATTTCCCAGATCCCTCTTTTCCCTTTCTCAAAAATAGGGACTGTAGTAGCAGTTCTACAGTAAGAGGGCTTGACTGCAGCTTTAAAGATTCAGACCTGAAGGAACTCCtgtggtcatcgagtccagcctcctactTTTTCAGACAACCCCATCAGATAATCTCAATCATAAATATTTCAAgccctattttaaaaataatggattTGTTTGCTTCCAAGATTCTTACTGGCGGGCTGTTCCAGAACCTCACTCCACTGATGGTTAAAAACCTGCTTCTAATTTCCAGACTAAATTTATTCATGGTTATTTTATGCCCATTTGTTCTAGTGCTAGCACTGTACTTTagtgaaaaatatttcttctcCTTCCCTGATGCATACCCCTTGATGGCTTTGTCTGGGGTTCCAGAGCAGATCTGTCACTGATGGAAGCCCATAAGACTGATTCACTGCATCTCTTGGtttcccacagccagccacttttAATCATCTAGAAAAGTATATGGTTGCTGTTTGTGTATGAAAATCTTTAATAAGTAGTACTACCAGTGGTGTCTTTAATTGGGGGTGTTTAATATTGTATATTATAAAAGGTAGTTTTGCTTGCCTATAACTTTGCTCAACTTTAGCCATTTGGGTCTAGGAGGGGATTTGCTATCGAAGGTGTCTAGCTCAACCTGGAATGATTGATTGATGAGAAAGTTTTGGATAAAATGGTTCCACCAATTCTGGGAACAACATTACAGGGAACATACATTGTTTTCCCACAGTGGCTGAGCCTATTCCCTGTTGGCATCTCAGGGGCTGAGCTGAAATGTTCTTATAGCTAGCTACTCTGAACCGCCGGGAGCTGCTGTGGTACTGTCAGTGATTTTGATGTGCCTGTTGCTGTTGCCTTGGCAgcggggaggagaaggaagtAGCTTTGTGATTTAGACTCACAGTACGTCTTCACTATCCGCAGCTGGGGTTccatttcatgcacctagtaggGATATGCAAAATAGAACTATGAAGGGTCCACAGTCAACCTCAGTACTCCTCAGTATCAAGGGAGGTcgagaggagagtttctcctgttgacctccctctgtgaggccagacagataagtcaattgtagataagtccaTTCTAGCTCCACAATTGCCCTAGCTAGAATTGGATATCTACAATTGTCTTTAATGTCTAGTCTAGACCTGGCCTtacaggagctggggagggagatgAAGACTAGGGCAGGAAAGGGCAAAAGGGGTTTTCAGGCCTGTGTGCAGAGGGATGTGTTTGCACCCACTTCAAAATGAGCAGCTCCTCCCttttccagctctgctctgcccccaccctagCCCCTTGCCCCTACCTGGGccaagggcaggggcaggtggtggatggcagcagcagccacagagaatTGCCTCCCCTGGCCTTCCTCCCCCTTACTCACCACACATCAGTCGGCCACATCTTCCAGGCCCACTGAGCCCCTCTGGGTGGCTGGGAGGCCTccagctgcctgtggagaagcGGGACTCCGCAGGCCAGGAGGCCAAGGGGGAGCACTgcgagggtggcgggggggggtggaggcGAGGTAGAGGCAATACCCTATGGCAGCTGCTGTCCCCGCCACCTGCCCCCTGTCCCAGACCAAGCAGGGGTGAGATGAGGAAGaattggggctgagcaggggagaGGTGCGGTTTCTAGATCAGCAGGGTGTTCAGGCCAGCGGGGGAGTGTCTTGGGCTGAGCCGGGGGTGGAGGGAGCTTTGGAA contains:
- the LOC142004110 gene encoding transmembrane 4 L6 family member 1-like, translating into MCTGKCSKCTGVVLFPLATCAIISNLLLYFPSGNVVELDKITDFVWFFHGLLGAGILVILPAFMMLGAGGAGCCANRCGMLLSMLLAVMGAAGAVYCVVISALGLISGPLCDTGDGQYIYPFRNDSLIDNYLFNQTTWSICKEPENIVIWNVVLFSLLLGIGTIETVLCLIQVINGLIGFICGTCMRKRRTDIAGM